The sequence GTCCAGCTCTTGAACAACAGCAGCACGCCCGAGAAGAAGAAGAGCGGACCGAGCCAGAGCATGAAGAACAAGGCGAAGGGAAAGCGGCCGGTGAGCGCGATGGCCACCGCCGCCCCGAGGAACACGCCCCACTGCGCTCTCCGCGACAGGCTCACCTTGGGCCCCCGCGAGTAGCGAGTCCGCAGCCAGGAGGAGGTGCGCAACAGGGTGTACCACTCGAACACCGCGGGCCACACCGTGGTGTAGGAGAGCGTGTACCAGACGCGATAGCCCAGGGGAGAGAGCAGCTCGTTGTTGGGGTAGTACCAGTTCTCCATGACGAACCAGTTGAGGTACTCGAAGATGTACCAGCCCCACAGGGAGCTCAGCGCCAGCCACAGGATGATGCCCGGAGAGCGTGCGAGGATGGAATTGCCACCGGTGCGCTTGTAGACGCAGGCATCCACCGTGACGATGAAGCCCCACCAGAGCGGAACGAAGGTGTAGAGGCTGGAGGGGTCGCGCCCCATCCAGAGCACGGCCCAGCTCACGACCGTCGTCACCACTCCGGGCAGAAGCCACCAGGGCCACTGGCCCGGCTCCGCCGCCTTCGTGGACCTCGCCTCCGAGGCGCCCGCTGACTTGAAGCCGAACCACTTCGGCACGAGGAAGAAGGCGAGCACGAAGACAGCCACCAGGCAGCAGAACGCGAAGTAATAGGCATTGAACCCGGGCTCACACTTCTCCGTGGTCTCCGGGCATCCCGCCTGCTGCGCGGGAAAGACGCCGAAGCCCCTGGGCAGCCCGCCCCACATGAGGAGACTTCCGGGCACCGGTAGCACCAGCAACAGCAACACCGAAAGAACGAGCAGCGTCTTGCGCGATACGGTCGACATTCCTTGCCTCCGGGGGGACACACGGCCGCCGCTTCCGGAGGTGCTGGCCTGAACGAAGAGAAGGCCAGGCGCGCCCCCCCGGGCCCGGTGACTGTCATTGTCATGAGGGTTCACGGCCCAAGTCGCGCGCATCATCCGACCGACCGTGTTCAGGAGTCCACCCCACCTCCGGGGTTCAGCGGGAACCGCCGCTCGCTGTCAGCGCCGGAGTGCCACCTCCTCTACGCGGGGAGTCCCGGTGGACCCACGAAGGAGGGCCCGCCGTGGGGGGGCGTCCACCTCCACGCGTCTGGCTTCGTGCTCCCCGGATAGAGTGCGCGGCCCATGAGAGTCCCGCTCGAGCTCCGCCGCGCCTACAAGCTGCTCAACCACGGCCCCACCACGCTCGTCACGAGCGCCGCGCAGGGCCGCACCAACGTGATGGCGGCCGCCTGGGCCATGCCCATCGACTTCGAGCCGCCCAAGGTCGCCGTCGTCATCGCCGAGAGCACCTTCACCCGCGAATTGGTGGACGCCTCGGGAGAGCTCACGCTCTGCGTTCCCACGCGCGCGCAGCTGGATGCGGTGTACGTCGCGGGCTCCATCGCCGGGCGCGACGAGGACAAGTGGGCGGCGTCGGGGCTGAAGGCCGTTCCCGCCTCGCGCGTGAAGGCGCCGCTCGTGGAGGGCTGCGTGGGGTGGCTGGAGTGCCGTGTCATCCCCGAGCCGGAGAACCAGCGCAAGTATGACCTGTACATCGCCGAGGTCGTCGCGGCCTGGGTGGAGGACTCGGTGTGGAAGGACGGTGGCTGGGACTTCAGCGCCTCAGACGCGTACCGACCCATCCACCACCTGGCCGGCGGCGTGTTCTTCGCCACCGGGGAGCGGGTACAGGCGCGCAAGCCCTGAGGCCGAGACTCGAGACAGCAACGAAGCCGGGGACGGCGTCCACCCATGGGGCTGTGCTGACTCGTTTCGTAACCCGATAGTTCGAGAAACAATGTTGCGCGTCTGTCTTGTCTGACGTCGGCCTCTGGCGTTTCTGGTATGTCCATCCGCGCGGTGCACCACCGCCTGGTGGGCGCCCAAACCCAGAGGAAAATCCAAATGCGTATCATGTCGAGAGGGGCTCGCGGCATCGCCGCCGCGTTGTTTGGCGCGGGGGCCATGGCCGCGACGGGCTGTGGCGAGGTCCAGGGCACGCCGGAGAGCACTCCGCCCCAGGTCCAGCAGGCGAAGGCTCCCACCGGGTGCTCCACCGCCATCGCGCCCGAGCGGGAGTTGGTCATCCAGGACGTGGGCGTGCTGAACGACAAGCTGCGCACCGGATGGTCTGGCACGCTGTCGAAGGGCAGCGGCGCGGCGGACGGCGCGTGGAGCTTCGGCCGGCTGATGGCGGGGCTGAGCGGTGCGGTGGCGCCCGAGGACTTCGTGCGCGACTGGTTCACCCGGTGGGCGGCGAGCGCTCCCGCCCACGGGCAGGACCTCACGCGAGTCCTGGCGGACTGGCCGAAGCGCGCCGACGGCAAGCTGGACCTGACGAAGTCGCCCCTGCGCCTCCAGGCCATCGTCAATCACCTGGACGCGCGGGATGTGTCCCGAGGCAGCGCGGGCGAGGGACACCTCGTCTTCGGTGTGCTCGATGCCAGCGGCAATCCGCTGCCCCTCACCGTCACCTTCGCGTACGACGTGCCCGCGCGGACTTCCGCGGACGTGCTCGACTGGGCTCACCGCTGGCATGCCCTGGCCTCTCGGACGCCCGGCACGGAGGCCTTCAACACCGCGCTCCAGGACGTCACCGACCGCTTCACGGCCGGGACGGGCCGGGCTCACGGCGGCGCGCTCGACTCGCTGCTCACGCCCGGGGCTTCAGGGGCCAATGAGGCGCGGCGCCTCGCCAACGACTTGAGCTGCCTGCTGGCGGACGACGTCGAGCCGCCCACCGTGGCGCTCACCGCTCCGGCCTCGGGCAGCTTCGCGCGCGGCAGCGTGGCAATCACCGCGGACGCCACCGATGACACGGGCGTCGACCGCGTGGACTTCTTCGACGGCACCTCGCTCATCGGCTCCGCCACCCAGGCGCCCTTCAGCGTGAACTGGGACACGACGGTGGTGGGCTCGGGCACGCACTCGCTGACGGCGCAGGCCTTCGATGCGGCCGGCAACTCGGGCACCTCCAGCGCGGTGAGCGTCCTCGTGGACAATTATCCCCCGGTGCTCGTCCAGGGCTCGCCGCAGTACAACACGCAGACGCAGAACTACGTGCGCGGCACCGTCACCGTGGGATGGACGGTGACGGACCAGAGCCTCTCGGGAGTGGCGCTGGTGGAGTTCTTCCGGGACGGCGTCCCCGTGGCGTCGGTTCCCGGCAACGGAGGGCTCACCTACTCCTTCGCGTGGAACACCGTGGGGCTGTCGAACCGCGCCTATACCATCGCCGTCCGGGCGACGGACAACGCGGGCAATGTCGCCAACAGCAGCCGGAGTCTCATCGTGGACAACGTGGCGCCCTCGTCGCAGCTCACCGCTCCGGCCAACGGCGCGGTGGTCAGCGGCGTCGTCACGCTGAAGGCCAACGCGAGCGACACCCAGGCGCTGGCCTACGTCGCGTTCGAAGTCGACGGCCAGCTCCTGACGCCCTACTCCACCACGTCGCCGTACACCAAGACGTGGGACTCCACGGGCAAGTCCGGCACGCACGTGATTGTCGCCGTCGCGGTGGACCGCGCGGGCAACAGCAAGCGGAGCAACCAGGTGACGGTCACCGTCCCCTGAGCGGCCGGGCGTCTTCCGTGAAACGTTCGCGCATGGGGCGGCATTGAAAGTGAGCCGCCCCTGCGCATGATGGCTACGAGGGACTGCATGCTCGCGGGCCCTCGTAGCGCGGGCCTCACCTGTCGGCCGCGCTTCTTCGCGCCTCGTCGCACTCGTCGCACTTCGCGCTCGGGGGATGGAGGAACACGAGCGGGTCCTTCTCCAACTGCTCGAGCGCGACCGCGACGATGTCCCGTGAGCGGATGAGCCGGGCGTGCGCGTGGCCCACAGTCCCTTCGGACTGGAGGCCCCGCTCCCGGAGCCACGTGTCCGCGAGGGCGAAGCGCTCGCAGCAGTGGTCGTTCTCCAGGTACTCGACGCGGGCCGGACGCCCGTCCTGGAGCACGGTGATGTGCCTCGGCACGCCGTAGGGGACGCCCGCGAAGAGCTCCGCCAGGTGGAGCGTGGTGTCCGCGTCGTGGCCAACCCCGAGCAGGAGCACCTGCCCGTCCAGCTCGCACACGTGGCCGACAGGGCTCTCGGGGGCATGGGGCGGCGTCGGCAGCGGACCGGCGGTGACCTCATGTGCCTTCGGGCCCGCCGCCGCGAAGGCAAAGGCGTGTCCGCTTCGCATCACCCCGGGGAGTCGCCAGAAGGTGTCCGGCACCACGCCGAGGTCTGGAGAGGCCGGAGTGCTCTTCGGGTCGAACGGCTCTTCGTCGCTCCCCGTCCACGAGGGAGTGACCAGCGTGCCCTCGGGGCCGAGGACGGCGCGGAGTGCCTCGATGAGGCCCGCCGGTCCACCCTCCACCGGGCGCACGGCCCGGAAGGACGTGTGGACGAGCAGGACGCCACCGGGCCTGACTCCGAGCGCTCGGAGCTGGGCCATGACCTCGTTCCTGGTGAGCTCCTTCCGGGTGTCCTCGCGCTCGCTCATGGGGCGCATTGTCCCAGGGGGCTTCCGGCCCCGTCCATGGAAAGAACGGCCCCCAGTCGCATGGAGGACTTCCGCCTGAGGGGTGACATGTTGCGCAAGAGATTGACAAAGCTCGTCATTGCTCACCCGCGTCGTGCGTCAATGACAAGCATGCGTTGAAGATTTCAGGCATCAACAGAAACACGGTTGCAGGTGGGTTTGCCTGCTCACGAGCGGGTCCGTTACCGTGTGCATCAGTTCCAACCCGAGAAGTACTCCGGAGGCCGCATGCGAAGACGCGTTCTCGTTGTCGGTTCGATGCTTGTCGCGGGAGTGTTGACCGGTTGTGGCGGTGTGGAGCCGGGCGGGGAGAGTCCAGAATCCCTTCTCGCCGAGCAGGACCAATCGCTGGCGCCCACGTGTCCCGCGGGCTACACCCCCAGCTACGTCTGGCAATGCGCGAGGCTCGCCCAGTGGCAGGCCCCCTGTTACTACTCGGGCGGCCCCGGCTTCTACAACGTGGAGCACCTCTGGTGCCAATCCGGAGGGACTGTCATCGACGCGGGGCCGACGGGGCTCTACGCGTGCGGCGATTGCTGGTGATTGTTTCCAGCCCGGCGGCCGCACAGACACATTCGAGCGATGCCTGCTGAATCCAGCCTCCGGGTCCAGAACCCCGGAGGCTGTTTCGTTTCCAGGTGGCTCGCGGCCCCGGTTGCTTCACAACTCCAGCAAAACATACACTCCGAGTGAATCCAGATTTAACGGTTTCACAGGGAGGCTGGGCATGAAGAGCCGGATGCTGGCGTTGTGTCTCACCGGACTGCTGGGACAGGCCGGGTGTGGCGATTCCGAGAACGAAGCCGTGGGTGCGGAGGCGGACCTGGGCGAGTCCACACGAGCCATTCGTGGAGACATCGTCAGCTTCAATGGAGACCCGTACTCGGACCTGATTTGGAGGGAGCAGGCCACGGGCAACATGGGGGCGTGGCTCATGAACGGCCCCGTGCTGGGTTCAACCGCCACGCTGCCCGCCGTCTCGCCCTCGCTGATGGTGCAGGCCGCTTCCGACTTCGGCTCCACGACGAGCCCTGACCTCGTGTACCACTCGACGACCGCTGGGAGCGGGGAGGCCGTGCGCTTCCTCAGCAGCACCTTCTCCGTCATCGGCACGTTCCCCATCTCGCCGCTGCTGCCCTCGTCGGCCTGGTACGTGGCCGCGTCCGGTGACTTCAACCTGGACGGGAAGACGGACCTCGTGGTGCACAACCGCATCTCCGGCCAGTACTTCTACCGCTACCTGAATGGGACCACCTCCCTGGGCAATTCCGCCATCGCCTCCCGGCCGCTGCCCTGGTTCATCGTGGGCGCGGCGGACATGAACGGGGACGGCAGGACGGACCTGGTCTGGCGCAACAGGAGCACGGGCCAGAATGAAATCACGCTGATGAACAACACCACCGTGCTCGGCACCTTCACCCTGCCCGTCCAGCCGCTGACCTACTACCTCGGCGCCACCGCGGACTACACGGGTGATGGCAACACCGACCTCGTCTGGCACAACCCGGGCACGGGACAGGTGCTGCTCTGGAAGATGGTCGGCACGAGCCTGACGGCCACCAGCACCCTCGGCAACATGACGCCCGGTTGTCCGGCCTGGTTCTCCCAGACCACGCCCCCACCCGCCGATTACGGCTGCTGGTACCTCGTGGGCCCACGGTAGCGGACCACGCACCGGGTGATTCACCCGCTACACAGCCGCAGTGAGCACCTGACCGGCCCGGTTCAGCAGGTCGACGTCACCGTGGAGGACATCCTCCCGGGTGTATCGGTAGGGGACGTCGACCTCCACGCCCCACCCCTCCAGGGGAATGCCGCGCTGCGCTCCGACCCGGGTGGAGCGCAGCAGCGCCACGCGCAGCCCGGCCCCTCGAGCCAGGGGTTTCAGCAGGCCACCCGACGCAGGGCCCAGCTCTCGGACGAGCTGCTGATGACTGCCCATGCTGGAGCCACCACCGCCGGTATGCGTGTCGACGCCGATGACCTTCCCGAGGTGGTGGTCCATGAACCCGGCGATGAACACGTCGGTGGCGCTGTAGCTCAGTGCATCGCAGAGGAGGACGACCGGGCCTTTGTAGATTCGCCCGACGTCGTTCGCCTGCGCCACCGGCGTCAACGGGAACCCCTCGGAGAACAGCTCGTCCGTGGCGGCGCCCGCCCGGAGCGACGGCCTCCACCGTGCCCACTGCTCGACGGACTCGCTCAGCTCGCGCGTGAGGTCCGTACACCGGAAGGAGAAGGGCTCCGGCTCGATACGGCTCGCGGTGAAGAACTGGAGCAGGCGCTCCCCTGCCGGGATGGAACCTCCCGGATTGCCGCGCACGTCGATGATGAGCCCCGTCTCGGGAAGCAGCCGGATGACTCGCTCGACCTCCCGGACGAAGCCCTCCACGTCGTCGACCACGAAGTGGGCGATGCGCAGATAGCCAAACGTCCCGCTGGAGGTCTCCACGCGCCGGAAGGACAGGCTCTCCGGAAAGAGACTTTCCGCGCGCAGCCGCTGCAACTGGATGGAGTGCTCGTCGAGCCCCTCGGCCACGGCCCACCCGGCATGCGGTCTGTCTCGCGGACCCGCCTCGCGGACGAGCCATGAAAGCTTGAGGTCGGCCGGGCCCTGCTTCCCGAGGTACGTGAGGAACACGAAGTCCTCATCCGGCGGGAGGCCGTACTTCAGGACGCGCCACGTCAGCGACTCCAGGGCTCGGCGCCTCCGTGCCGCGGGATTCGCCCCCGCCGTCGACAGCCCGAGGCGAAAGACTTTGTGCGCCAGGGGCTCGCCATTCCAGTGCGTCACCTCCACGCCCCTGACGAAGTCTCCGCCCAGGTCCACTCCCGGCGCGAGCGCGCCCACGACGTAACGCGCCGCGCCCGCCTCGTCGAAGTACTCATGGAGCTGGACGGGCAGGAAGGCGGTGAGCCTCGACCAGGGCTCCGGCAGGTCGACCATCGTGTGGAAGTCACGCAGCCCGGTGCAGGACCGCAGCAGGGCCTCCATGAAGGAAGCGTCGTCCGGATGGAGCGCGAGGTCCTCCTGGAGCCGCCGGGCCTGCTCGACGGGGCGCACTCCGAGCATGCGCTCCTTGAGCGGCAGGTGGACATAGAACCGCTCGAGCAGCACCTCCCACTGATGCGCCAGGAGGAGCTTCTCGTCGCGTGACTCGAAGAGGCGGAGGCCGCGAACGGATTCCAGCGGAGCAGCGCGCGTAGAGCTCATGACTGCCGCCAGGGTGTCAGCGAACCCATTCTGGGGGAAGAGCGCGGAGCCCTATACTCGGGAGACAGAGCATGTCGTCCGAGCTGACCTACGATTTCTTCGCCCCGGAGGCGGTGTGGAGCGCGGACTCCCTCCTCCACCGGGTGCGCACCGCGAGCCCCGTGTACTGGAGCCCCCAGTTCAACGGCTGGGTGCTCACGCGCTACGCGGACGTGCTCGCGGCCTCCAAGGAACGCCGCCTCGTCTCTCCTCCGGGCACGGGCTGGTTGGACCGCCTGCCCTCGCAACTCCAGCCGCTCTTCCAGCCCGCGCGTGACGCCCTGCGGCTGTGGGCGGGGCTCGGCGGCGAGCAGGACCACCTGGACTTCCAGCGCGCCCTGAAGAAGTACTTCACCCCCGCCCAGGTGGAGAGGCTGCGCCCTCGCGTGCAGCACTTCACCGATGCGCTGCTCGATGCCGCGCGGACTGCCGGTGAGCTGGAGGTCGTCGAGGAATTGGCGCGCCCCCTGTCCGCCAGCGTCATCGGCGAATTGCTCGGCCTTCCCGTCGAGGACCGCGCGCTGCTGCTGCGCTGGTCCACCGACATCCAGAGCTTCTTCCAGCACGCCAACCTGGAGAGCCTGTATCGCGGCCAGCGCAGCCTGCTGGAGATGCAGGACTACATGCGCCCGCGGGTCGAGGAGCGCCGCCGCGCGCCGCGCGAGGACCTCGTCAGCGTCATGGCGTCGCAGGAGAGCGGGTTCTTCGCCCGCGAGCCGGAGGCCGTCGTCGCCAACTGCGTGACGCTGCTCTTCAGTGGGCATGAGACCACCAGCCGGCTCATCTCCAGCGGCCTGCTGCTCTTGATGGAACACCCCGAGCAGCAGGCCCTGCTGCGCAACAGGCCCGAGCTGATGCCCTCGGCCATCGAGGAGATGCTGCGCTACGCGGGGCCCACCGTCGCGATGATTCGCGTGAGCCGCGAGCCGGTGGAATTGGCGGGCCGGCGGTTCTCCGCCGGGGAGACCTTCGTGCTCCTGTACAAGGCCGCCAACCGCGACCCGGAGGTCTTCACCGAGCCGGACCGGTTCGACATCACCCGCCAGCCGAACCGGCACCTGGCCTTTGGAATGGGGCCCTTCGCCTGTCTGGGCTCGGCGCTGTCACGCATGGAGGCGGAGGTCTGCTTCCAGACGCTGCTGCGGCGCCTGAAGGACTTCCGTCCCCGCTTCGATTCACCGGACTGGAAGCCGCTGCCGCCCCTGAGCCGGACCCTGCGCTCGCTGCGCGTGGAGCTGCCTCCGGGAGCGTAAGTCCGGTGGCCTCAGCCCATCGGGCCGCCACCACCCGTGCCGCCGCCCGGGAAGCCCGACTCGTACTCGCTGGCAAGCGCCTCCGGGGACTGCCCGAGCGCGGCCTTGAGCGTCGCCAGGAACGACTCCTGCCCGTCGATGGGATAGCCGGCCTCGCGAAGCGCACGCTCGGGGTCGGAGATGAGCACCTTGCGGAACTCCGCGTCGGAGAGGGCTCGGGCGGTGATTTCGTCGATGTGCTTCTTGTCCATGGTGTCGAGTCCAGGGTGTCGGATGAAGCCTTCTGCTAACGAAGCTGCTCGCGGCGGCCCCGTGCGATGAGGGCGGCAAACGGAATGCCCGGCGTGTCGGGATAGGGATTGAGCTCCACGCTGTCGAAGGCGGGCTCGAACATCGCGCGCATGGTCTCCAGCGGCGGCGCGAGCACGTCCTCATGGAGCTTCCCATCGGGCTCCAGGAAGGACCAGCGTGTGCCATCGGGCGAGCGCAGCGTCACCGTGTCCATCAACCTCCCCTGGGCCTCGAGGGCGACGAAGCGCGCCGGGTCGAACACGGGCAGGAAGACGGTGCCACCCGGGCGCGTCCACCGCGTCAGCTGCGCCACGAGCCGCTCGATATGCGTCACCGACTCCTGCAGCCCGTAGGCGCCCCACATGCAGGAGGTGAAGGCGAAGCGCCCCTCGAGGTCAGGATGCGGCGCGAGGAAGTCGCCCTCGATGAAGCGGGCCTCGGGGTTCGCCTCACGTGCGAGCGCGAGCATCGCGGGCGAGAGGTCCAACCCCGTGCAGGAGATGTTCGGATTGCCGCGCCCGTTGCGGAGGAAGAAGCCGGTGCCGCAGGCCACGTCCAGCCACGAGTCCACCTGCAGCGTGAGCATCCGGAGGAAGAACAGCTCGAGGCGCGTCTTCTCGCGGAAGCCGTACTCGGGCGTGTGCAGGAACGCGGCGTCATAGCGGCGCGCGTACGCCTCGTCGTAGGTGGCGCGGACCTGGTCGGGAGTCATGAAATGGCCTTCTCTCCGGCGAGCACCCAGCGGAGCTGGAACACCTTCGCTTCGCGAGCCAGCTCGTCCAGCAACTCCAGCCGCTCGCGCGTGTACTCCGAGAACTCCGCGAGGCCGAGCGTCTCCGCGCTCGCGGCGGCGCGGCGCTGCCACCCGGCCGAGGCCTCCAGCGTCTCGACGAGGAGACCACTGCCATAGAGGGCTTCGCGCACCACGCGAAGCGAGCGCTCCGGCGGCTCACCGCGCAGGAAGCCGGCGCGCGCGAGCAGGTACGTGCGGTGGCCGTTGGCGAGGTCCCTCCTCCAACCGACCACGTCGTTGGTCAACCCGTACGCGACACCGAGCTGGTCCACCAGCGTCTCGATGGTGGGCTCGAGCTCGCCGTGGCCGGCGAGGACGCACAGTGCGAGCGCGGGCACACGGGCGAAGGCGACCTTTCTCGCATGCTGCTCGAAGACCTCGTCGTCATACGGAGCGTCCGACAGGAGCTGCTCGTGCTCCGCGAGCGTCCACCGGGTGAAGTCGAGCCACGAGCGCTCGAAGGCCGCACGGAAGGCGGGCGAATCCCCGACGAGCGACTCCAGGAGGCGCGCCATCTCCCACCCGCACACGTTGCCGAGCAACGTCTGCGAGCGGTCCGGGTGCGCCTCGTCGAGGAGGTCATCCTGGATGCGGATGTACAGATAACCCCACATGGCGGCGGCCACGAGGCGCGCCGTCACCTCCTCCGAGGGCACGGAATCAGGCTGCTCGCGCCGGAAGCGCTCGCGCAGCCACAGCGGGAGGAAGACGAGTGGGGGCGCGAGCCGGCTGGAGAAGTAGCCGCGGTGGCCCTGCGCTCCATTGGCGATTCGAGCGAGGAAGCGGCGCGCCAGTGCATCGAGCGGGGAAGCCAGCGTGCTGAGCCGGCCCTCCAGGATG comes from Pyxidicoccus parkwaysis and encodes:
- a CDS encoding S41 family peptidase, encoding MSSTRAAPLESVRGLRLFESRDEKLLLAHQWEVLLERFYVHLPLKERMLGVRPVEQARRLQEDLALHPDDASFMEALLRSCTGLRDFHTMVDLPEPWSRLTAFLPVQLHEYFDEAGAARYVVGALAPGVDLGGDFVRGVEVTHWNGEPLAHKVFRLGLSTAGANPAARRRRALESLTWRVLKYGLPPDEDFVFLTYLGKQGPADLKLSWLVREAGPRDRPHAGWAVAEGLDEHSIQLQRLRAESLFPESLSFRRVETSSGTFGYLRIAHFVVDDVEGFVREVERVIRLLPETGLIIDVRGNPGGSIPAGERLLQFFTASRIEPEPFSFRCTDLTRELSESVEQWARWRPSLRAGAATDELFSEGFPLTPVAQANDVGRIYKGPVVLLCDALSYSATDVFIAGFMDHHLGKVIGVDTHTGGGGSSMGSHQQLVRELGPASGGLLKPLARGAGLRVALLRSTRVGAQRGIPLEGWGVEVDVPYRYTREDVLHGDVDLLNRAGQVLTAAV
- a CDS encoding FG-GAP repeat domain-containing protein translates to MKSRMLALCLTGLLGQAGCGDSENEAVGAEADLGESTRAIRGDIVSFNGDPYSDLIWREQATGNMGAWLMNGPVLGSTATLPAVSPSLMVQAASDFGSTTSPDLVYHSTTAGSGEAVRFLSSTFSVIGTFPISPLLPSSAWYVAASGDFNLDGKTDLVVHNRISGQYFYRYLNGTTSLGNSAIASRPLPWFIVGAADMNGDGRTDLVWRNRSTGQNEITLMNNTTVLGTFTLPVQPLTYYLGATADYTGDGNTDLVWHNPGTGQVLLWKMVGTSLTATSTLGNMTPGCPAWFSQTTPPPADYGCWYLVGPR
- the aac(3)-IV gene encoding AAC(3)-IV family aminoglycoside N-acetyltransferase translates to MSEREDTRKELTRNEVMAQLRALGVRPGGVLLVHTSFRAVRPVEGGPAGLIEALRAVLGPEGTLVTPSWTGSDEEPFDPKSTPASPDLGVVPDTFWRLPGVMRSGHAFAFAAAGPKAHEVTAGPLPTPPHAPESPVGHVCELDGQVLLLGVGHDADTTLHLAELFAGVPYGVPRHITVLQDGRPARVEYLENDHCCERFALADTWLRERGLQSEGTVGHAHARLIRSRDIVAVALEQLEKDPLVFLHPPSAKCDECDEARRSAADR
- a CDS encoding flavin reductase family protein, with amino-acid sequence MRVPLELRRAYKLLNHGPTTLVTSAAQGRTNVMAAAWAMPIDFEPPKVAVVIAESTFTRELVDASGELTLCVPTRAQLDAVYVAGSIAGRDEDKWAASGLKAVPASRVKAPLVEGCVGWLECRVIPEPENQRKYDLYIAEVVAAWVEDSVWKDGGWDFSASDAYRPIHHLAGGVFFATGERVQARKP
- a CDS encoding Ig-like domain-containing protein, yielding MRIMSRGARGIAAALFGAGAMAATGCGEVQGTPESTPPQVQQAKAPTGCSTAIAPERELVIQDVGVLNDKLRTGWSGTLSKGSGAADGAWSFGRLMAGLSGAVAPEDFVRDWFTRWAASAPAHGQDLTRVLADWPKRADGKLDLTKSPLRLQAIVNHLDARDVSRGSAGEGHLVFGVLDASGNPLPLTVTFAYDVPARTSADVLDWAHRWHALASRTPGTEAFNTALQDVTDRFTAGTGRAHGGALDSLLTPGASGANEARRLANDLSCLLADDVEPPTVALTAPASGSFARGSVAITADATDDTGVDRVDFFDGTSLIGSATQAPFSVNWDTTVVGSGTHSLTAQAFDAAGNSGTSSAVSVLVDNYPPVLVQGSPQYNTQTQNYVRGTVTVGWTVTDQSLSGVALVEFFRDGVPVASVPGNGGLTYSFAWNTVGLSNRAYTIAVRATDNAGNVANSSRSLIVDNVAPSSQLTAPANGAVVSGVVTLKANASDTQALAYVAFEVDGQLLTPYSTTSPYTKTWDSTGKSGTHVIVAVAVDRAGNSKRSNQVTVTVP
- a CDS encoding cytochrome P450 translates to MSSELTYDFFAPEAVWSADSLLHRVRTASPVYWSPQFNGWVLTRYADVLAASKERRLVSPPGTGWLDRLPSQLQPLFQPARDALRLWAGLGGEQDHLDFQRALKKYFTPAQVERLRPRVQHFTDALLDAARTAGELEVVEELARPLSASVIGELLGLPVEDRALLLRWSTDIQSFFQHANLESLYRGQRSLLEMQDYMRPRVEERRRAPREDLVSVMASQESGFFAREPEAVVANCVTLLFSGHETTSRLISSGLLLLMEHPEQQALLRNRPELMPSAIEEMLRYAGPTVAMIRVSREPVELAGRRFSAGETFVLLYKAANRDPEVFTEPDRFDITRQPNRHLAFGMGPFACLGSALSRMEAEVCFQTLLRRLKDFRPRFDSPDWKPLPPLSRTLRSLRVELPPGA
- a CDS encoding class I SAM-dependent methyltransferase, which encodes MTPDQVRATYDEAYARRYDAAFLHTPEYGFREKTRLELFFLRMLTLQVDSWLDVACGTGFFLRNGRGNPNISCTGLDLSPAMLALAREANPEARFIEGDFLAPHPDLEGRFAFTSCMWGAYGLQESVTHIERLVAQLTRWTRPGGTVFLPVFDPARFVALEAQGRLMDTVTLRSPDGTRWSFLEPDGKLHEDVLAPPLETMRAMFEPAFDSVELNPYPDTPGIPFAALIARGRREQLR